A genomic segment from Ramlibacter agri encodes:
- the lptE gene encoding LPS assembly lipoprotein LptE, which produces MKRRFLLTLAAPAVLAGCGFKLREAPDFAFDAILINAPGGSNLMPELRRNLQSTGKVKVLTTPPPAVLPAPTTIAAPQAPASAPVPTAPGSVILDILQEQREKIVVGLTASGQVREFELRTRIRIRLRSAGGKELIPETELLQTRDISFNESNVLSKESEEALLYRDMQTDLVQQIMRRLASIKAV; this is translated from the coding sequence ATGAAGCGTCGTTTCCTCCTGACGCTGGCCGCACCGGCGGTCCTGGCCGGCTGCGGTTTCAAGCTGCGGGAAGCGCCGGACTTCGCGTTCGACGCCATCCTGATCAACGCGCCCGGCGGCTCCAACCTGATGCCGGAGCTGCGGCGCAACCTGCAGTCCACCGGCAAGGTGAAGGTGCTGACCACGCCGCCGCCAGCGGTGCTGCCGGCGCCGACGACCATTGCCGCGCCGCAGGCGCCGGCCAGCGCGCCGGTGCCGACCGCGCCCGGCTCGGTCATCCTCGACATCCTGCAGGAGCAGCGCGAGAAGATCGTCGTGGGCCTGACCGCCTCCGGCCAGGTGCGCGAGTTCGAGCTGCGCACGCGGATCCGCATCCGCCTGCGCAGCGCGGGTGGCAAGGAACTGATTCCCGAGACCGAGCTGCTGCAGACGCGCGACATCAGCTTCAACGAATCCAACGTGCTGTCGAAGGAATCCGAAGAAGCGCTGCTGTACCGCGACATGCAGACGGACCTGGTGCAGCAGATCATGCGCCGGCTGGCCTCGATCAAGGCCGTGTAA